tctttttatcctatttgattttcagttgcttggggacaagcaacaatttaagtttggtgttgtgatgagcggataatttatacgatttttagcattatttttaggtagtttttagtaggatctagctacttttagggatgtttttattagtttttgtaaaacccggttaattaacggctaattaacccataaatgagaatttattctagaaagcccaaaatgtggtttttgtggctaaatgtgatagaggagattgagacgagaattttggtaccaattttatagaattcgggccaagattggaccgaacgggccaaaccgggccaatcggacctaaagtgggcccttggcccaacataactagaccaaaaccctagttttcaacattctctctcctcactaaacacactcacatgctgaaaatggaggccatggagtgaagaacactctctcaagttctttctctcacttgatcttcaaaccaccataacatttgatctagagctccgattgccgctccgtttgcggccacacgttcaccgcggagagctctacaaaacccatacaatcaatcttgaggtaagccaaaTTTTGCTATTTGAATTTCCAGCTttgatttcgagtttcatgagaaaaaatattgagattttgggctccttgatgttataggacccaactctcttgaaggagaaggttaatcttgtctccttggaccttgggtgtggtaagattctcaaccctagtgtaatttgttgttctatgatgtttgggtattgagatgttgtgtatgggtatgatgattgtggcttaggttgtgtatgttgAAGCTTGATTGGTGACTTTGAAAAGCTTAAAAAGGGCTTTAGTGGTGAAAATctattcttggaggtgttgaggccttgagagcttgaggaaaagtggtttggaagtgctccgattgagcttgggaaatcggctaaggtatgattttggtttcccgtatctaatatgtaatgtggtaggaaatacttaggctagaggccctaagataggcattgaataattaatgttgttgaatgattgagacatatgatgtggtcatatatgtgatgatgattattgatgccttgatggtatgatgtatgagaaatatgcatgttgtgatatatgcttgatgattggttatggttgaattatgggttgaaccatgttgatggtggttgaattgtgggttgaaccatgttgatggtgagtatgatattgattgtgtataatgatgatttattggaattggtgttgttgaaaattggcatgaggaagagtatatgatatgtcaatgtgtttgggtttgagccacttgggtgaagtgggttaaaatgatgagatagtgattttggtatattatggtaaagtgtcaatgtgtgagttgaggaggcttgacgttgaatttgatatattttgattgatttcaaagaaagggatgaaattggcatatttttattgatttggaaaagagttgaaaatggcttgttttgaaaatggcactttgtggttttgtatgaaaaatatggtttttgggcatactttgacgggacataacttggactacggatctttgttttgtgctaaatctgtttagaaatgaaattggatccgggatgtccatgccattcgaagaacgggtgaaaaacgatttaaagtgaggaagttatgtccgtcggaagattgggggttgaatctgtgaattctgcagttttaacttagaaaatttttagcagaatgacccccccGCGCGTAGgtgcacttggcgcgtacgcgccgttttTCCGGAaaacaccatccacgcgtgcgcgtggtatGCGCGGGCGTGCcaattgtgctgcacccaatgcccagccattttccagagagtttgtgccagaactgtgccagttttgtgcctggggcacgagagtactcacgcgtacgcgtggttgacgcgtgcgcgtcatttggctatttctcaatccacgcgttagcgtgcatgacgcttacgcgtcgatgagtttttgaggtcatccacgcgtgcgcgtggagtgcgcgtacgcgtggccctgttttcatcccaaagttgatttttgagttttaaaagccaaatctcatacttctaagcctccgatctcaccacttatgtcttaaatcattatgatatgcctagctatgagaagaagggctagtgaatgtggtaacttgcgagtgaagcaagggaaaaatgaatgatcaatgaggatcaaagatgattatgtgagatgcggaggatggtggtggaagtgcttgttatgccataggCCAAAAGGctataattgttaatgaaacggctggttatggatttaaccgtgagccggatgcctggattattgccgtgttacggcggagccatgattatggctatgtataaatgcatatatatgctgttgaatgaattgtgaatgttgcacttcaattatcggagatgagagtttccctgggagaaagcagtggctagccaccacgtgctccaggtcgagacttgaagctcttttgaccctatgtcgtcagggtggctgggcactgtgaaattcccggatgagctcacccccataaatattcaccagtgatggtgatggataaatattcaccagtgatggtgatggataaatattcaccagtgagggtgatggatatggatcatgattatgatcaagtttactTTGAGTATGACtcaagttggggagacacgacagagggacagtccaatggttaactgccaagacttgtcgggttggctctataaccgacagatgatatcatcggccactagggacaggcattcatcatatgcatactatatgaattgtttgagattgcctatttgactgaatattatttgctaattgtctaaatgccttaattgttcctatttgtatatttcttgttttatataactgtgtttgctacattatactcctgctggtggttgggaggtttgaaggaaatggaaagggaagtattagttagactgaagaatctttagtcagatgcctttatatggtttagcttgtttataagctttgatatgatctggaggaagttctaggattgccttcggctttcctctattattatgtattatatatgtggaagctgttaccatgctggggacctttggttctcacccatgcggatttttgtggttttcagatgcaggacgtgaggtttcccgctgaggcatgctgtagacttctagatttgcgaagaccctttgttctcggggctatgttttggtttatatgttttgcttagatacttttatctccattaaataatacaaactatgatgactcctcttatgggggattttggagaataggttttatgtattttgtgtccctttgggtttcctttggggttttcctaaTTTTTAtcacatgtatatattgctatgctcggaccggttatcttcgcagctggatcttgagtcttgatattcctgtttttgacactcctttgtatatatataatctcgtgtTGGTTTATCCTcattcgttacgttatcgatcggagtattgcgcttttgagttgcgatttttgtttacccctttttctacaaaggctcctagttataatcaatcattcatactactatacgtactaaatttttattttagaggtcgtaataccttgccatctctgaattatgacttaagcataagactctgtatagTAGGGTCTTACAAATAAAGACTTTcaaaaatatctaataataaaaaaatttaagaagtttaacttttttaaattaatatattctatatttgtgaaaaaatagcattatctggggaataaaaaaatattcttgaaaaaaatttaggatttcaaaagaaaaaatttatcatttttttgaatttttaaatttaaaaatttaattttttattcgaATCCTGGGAATCCTGAGGCGGACCATCtcgaatagaaaaaatattctaCTTATCCTAAATAGATATTGGTTAAGAAAAGATAGAAACATTCCTATTTTTTATACATCGGGTCGTTAAATTTCTGATTCCCTAAAGAAACCAGATAATCAATAAAATCATCCCAAACGGGACAGTTACCTGTCCCTAAGAAGCGTCGTATCCTTCGGAACTGCTCTAGCCGCCTATCGATGTCTGTTTCCCAGGCATCGTAGagagccatgttgatggcacgcGCGATATCTTGATCGTCATTTTTATCGAGAAAAACGCCTTTCCCGAGAAAGATTTCACGTGCTCTTTCCACCATCCTAGCCTCCTCATTTTTGCAGTTTGTATTGATTGCATCAACTGCTCTATAAATGCGGTCCTCCGTCCCCGGGTCGATCGGATTTGGAAGGGGGCGGGCAACCTCATCTTCCTCTTCCGCTAAAACGTCGAGGTCGAAAGAGGTCCACCCCGAGCTAGAACCTTCGTGTGAACCCACACCCACTTCGGAACTTGCCGCCGATTCCGGGGGAATCAAGGCGGGAAGATTGGAACTGCCAGCACCATTGTCAAAATGGCATGTCCAACCAAAGTCGAGAGGTTGCGAGCCTATAGTAGCGACTAATAAGTCCAATGGTCCTATGTGAAATAACAAGAGTATGAAATCGAGAGAAatccaataaaacaaaattaacccAAAACTTCTTACTACGAAACTACTGAAAAGGGAAATTCTGAACCGTGAAAACATGAAACACGTTTTATGTGTCGATAGTACGACCTGCGCGGTTgttcttctttcattttctttcttcttagaAAGCACTCACTGAGTTACTTACGAATCAGAAGGATTGAGGCTGACTACGGCCTCAGATGATTAGGCGGGGGCAGGATTCGAACCTGCAGTTTTCAGGTCATGAGCCTGATGAGTTGACCAATTCCTCTACCCCGCTTCTTCCCcgtttccttctctttctcttacTATTTTGATAGAGGAGACAGCCCACACTGAACACCAACCCAATCTCGACAAACTACTAGGTGATTCAAGTCGCTTTCTATGGTACGATCCGCAAAGACCTTTCTTCTTTTATGAAATTTTCGGGACCCTAAAATGCAGCAGTTCTCTTATATACGCTATATGTGGCTGCTTCTTAAATAGCTTGGCTTTAGTCCCTATGTCCCGTACCCATTACCTTTGGGTAGGGAATCCACAGGAAGAAGCATGAAATCACCCGAGGAATGCCTCTATTTATGCCTGGTCGCAGGTTTCatcattctttattttagctCGGTATTGAGGAAAGAGGGAGCAACTTAATCCACCCAGTCTGCATTCCTTTAGGAAGGAATGCTGGAAAGGAAAGCACTTGGAACAGGCCGTTGGCTTTAGGAAGAAAGCCCGACTTTGAAGCTCAGCTTAGCCCAGGACTTTGGAATAGAGCGAAGGAAAAGCGCCCTGGATCTCTCGATCCAGAACTACTAGGAGGGGAGGGAGAACCTTATCCCATGACTCACTTTAGTCATGGAGGGCTGGCAAAGAAAAGTCACTTTAAGAGCTACCAGGGCAGGGAAGGTAGTCAGCTTATTAACTGGAACAAACCAACTCCATTGGGCAAGTGAGGGTTAACCCCCTAAATCCAAGTCGGGGGGACTTCCTCAAAGATCAAAGACAGGATTGGGAAGACCGGACGTTAAGAGAGAACAAGGGATAAGAACTAGCGTCCGGAGATAACAATAGAGGCCTTCAAACTTACACGATGTTGGGGGATAAAAGATAGAGGATAAGACTTCTAACGATCCTTTTAAGATACATAGATTATCCTACATGCCCATAGCTATAGCTACAGGAGCTAATAGAAAGAGAGGGATACGAGCCTCTTTTCCAAGCGAGCCATGGGAGTCTACGTTTGCGTGGGGCCGGGTACCACACATATGTGGTGAAAGCCGACTTGCCTTTTCATCTAATTCGTCACTGATATAAGCACGTGCTAATATCGTTCTGCCCTTCGGGGACCACCCCTCTTCCTTTCTTGTTTTGGTTAGGTTGACCAGAAGTTTTTCTGCCAACTTCTTACCAACAAGGAAAAATGATACAAAAGCATCCCGTCTAAAGATTGGATGACCTTAGTACGGTTGAATTACGCATCAAGGCGCGTCAGCCTTAACGCCCTAACTAACTAGAAATATCTTATGAGAAGAAAGGGCTTTCTTTCTATAttggtaaaatttatttatgccCGAAGAATTTGTAGGGTTATCGCCCGATAATGTTAAATTGATTCAAAATAAGGTAAAGACTGGTAAGTATACTCTGTCTCCATTTCCACTTAAAGTATTTTCTAGTAAAGAAAAAGCACCTAAGAATACATATTTAATTCatattaatatagataaatcaACAGTTTATGGATGTTTATATCCTATTCTGGAAGATCATATTGTTATTACTGCGCTTGGGCACTTGCTTAATAGTAGATTGATATCTCTTAATATTCCTCATTCCTTATCCTTTGGATATAATCAGTATCCTAGTTCATATTTTGCACATATTTTATCGTCGATAAAGATACCTGTTTCTAGACTTTACAAAATTAACATGTTACACTctctatttaaaattaataaagaaagtCTTTTGACTATGCTTGAACCAATAGTGTTAAGTTCAGATATAATGCAGTTAATCAAATCTATCCTATATATGCCTATAACACTttatggagaggaagtagactttttaaatgattttattaCTCCCTCCGGGTATTTTACTACTGTTTTactcaatttatatttaaatcaattGGATATTAAGTTTAATTTGCAATTTCCTTCTTATTCTTATGCCAGGTATAATGAAGAAATTATAGTCACAACTTCTAAAAACAATTTGTTGTTTGAAAATTCACTTTATGGTTTATTTGATGATTTGAATATGACTGGTAATATTATTTCGGTTTCACCCGGGGATGACCCTATCACTTCCACTTATGGTGGTGTTTTTAGGGTCTGTACTGATGGTATAGTACAAATAACttcaaaaatgaaataaataagtaatatGATTCGTATTTGTGTTGTTGGACTGCGGGTGGATAAAGTGTGGTAGGAGAGAGGTGTGGCGTCTCTTACCAGTTTGTTGTAGTTGAGGGTCTTTAGGCACTCGACTGTCAGGAGAAGATTGATGCAGGGTTGGTGGCCCTTGCCTTTCTTACTGGAAAAGAATGGTTCGATTTATCAATTTCAGTATGAAAGTTTTTCTCCCGCTACGGGTACGAAACATAGCTATTCCTTGAATAGCCTTTTGATTGCGTgggatttgtaataaaaaaagtcCCCGGAAATCTCCGACATTAATTAGATTGGGATGGTTTTTTTCTACGAACGAAGTGCACCCTAATCTTAGATTACTTAATTATGTAAGAGAGGTGGTAGGGAAGCCGGGCATTACCAAAGCTTTACATAGGTGAATTATTCCCTTTCTCGGAGGTAGCTTGGCCCCCCTTCTTTCAAAAAGAACAACTTCTCTAAGAGCTTGCCCCAATCTCGAGGAATTCACGAAGCGAcccaagtcaaaataaaggGAAGGCTATAAAGCCTAAGCCAAGGTGGTGGGGAAAGAGAGGCGTGTCGTGAAAGGTAAAACATATTACACCCAGCTACCTTTCTTTATCGACCTTACCAGGGAAAGGAAGACATGACGAGGGTCCTAGCCTCTTTGTCTGGTTGAAAGGACCCACGGTGCGGTAACTAGCAAGCATCACTCCAAAAGACTATCCTATCCTTGACTATCAAGCAAGGGAATCACTAGTTCCATCTTGGTACTAAGGATAATAGAATATGTCCATACGCGGGGGATAAGCACTAATTTCCTTTAACTAGGTCGAAGGTAATTGAATGAAAATCTCTTAGGTCTCCGCCTTTGCTGCTAACAAAGACAGGTTTTTCATTAAATTCATGCTTATTCGGCAAACCTTTCATTAAGAGTCAAAACTCCGGAAGCTATTGCTCTTTTGAGCTAGACCAGTCTCGCAAACACGGTTCGTTAGCTCTGGGGCTACAATGCCACGCTTCCTGCTCTAACCGCTACCAGTCATCAGAACAATCCGGACTAGGAATaatcctttctctttcttcagaTCACCTCCGGGAGAGGAAAGAGCCCTCGGATTTACAAGCAATTGCTCTGGTATGCTAAACCACCAAACGGAGAATCCAATCCATAAGCAAGTTAGGAGCTCCCTTACATACGAATAAATGAGTGCCTCCTCTAACTCTTTGATTCAGGCGCTGTACATCACAAAAAAAACCCCTGCCTTCGATCTCAGAAAATAGGAATCTCTTCCTACTTCTCTTATTCTGAACGGGAATTGCTCCATATTCGCTGTAGGTGGAAGCCAAGGACCAATGGAATACATTCTATGTCGCTCGCCCTGCTTTCCCAAAGTGTACGCCGGGCAGGAAGTCGAATGGTGCAGGTGGATGTACTTATAGTATAACTGTCGTTGGAAGGGACTTCTCGTACTTCAGGCACTCCAGAGGTTAGTTTGTAAAAGAGTGAGAACATGTGAAACAACAAAGAGAATTAGGAATGGAAGGTGGGTGCCCTCTATATTGGGGGTTGATTCTAGCTAAAGCTAAAATATCTAAAACGAATAGGTAAGGGCTTTCACTAATGTACCAACTGTCGTGAGTTGGGCGGGTCAAGGCTCCAATCCTGGGGCAGTCGCTACGGAATAGACTTGAAACCGAGCGGGAACATGGCTGGGAGTAGCTTTTAACAGTGCTGGTCTACCCCCATGGAGAGGGACTGAAAGCCTTGGTTTCGCCGCCCCTATTTCATTAGTAGAGCTCTATTGAGAAAGACCTTGGAATTGGCCAATCACCAACCAAACCAAGGGCGATGTTAGGTTAGCATTCTGTTAGAACGAATAGAACGAACTCGAGTTCAGTTCACCGGTACGGCACAGCCGGGGAGAGCTCCGATTTATTGAACTCGGCTTTGACTTTCTTTGAAGGCTGGTTTTCGAGCGGAATGGTTTTGACCTTGAAAGTCTTTAGGCTTCGACCTGCCAAATCAGCCTAGACCCATTCTAATAGATTAGGCCTAGATTCCCCAACtcctaaaaaaaagaatgattCTCAGAATCGCTATTTTGTTCGATTCAGCAGTAGTAGGAATGGTGTATCCAGCAGACGGTCTTTCATCAGTAAGCGATGTGCTAGTCTTTGTTGGTGAATGCCTATCTGGTGTTCAAGTCTCCGGTCCTTGTCCTTCTATTAGTGGTGGTATCCTAAGATTCCGGTTTAGAAATGATCTATTTCTGTAACTAGAAATTTCATAAGAGAAGAAAGGTCGTAGCGTAGAAAAGAAAGGCCTTTCCTTCCCTTCATTCTATAGGGCTAGTGCCTGTGCTATGAAGCCGCTCGACCTACAACGTAAAGGAAGGGGTGATGTTAGAGTAAGGGGAAAGGGCCAGCTGGTGCGCGTTAGCGCACTTCcgttttcccttttttttactaGTGGGGGTCCCGTGGTTCCTATGCCGCCGCGTTTCCCGGTCCCTTTCTTTTAGTGCTTCGACCCGAAGCGATAGCTTCTAGCTAGTTCAGTGGATAAGATGGCTGTGCTCCAGCTCACTCAAGAATGGGACGGCAGTGGTCCGCCGGCAAGCTCGTTCTGATCTTGGACGCAGTACATTGGAATCCTGAAGCACCACCACGAACGCTACCGCGCGTTCGCCTGCGGTGCGGTAAGGCACCACCCTGTTGTGCCAGCAGCCAACTCCGGCGTGTCAGCTTAGTTATCCTCATCAAGCCACTTACTTGATGTCTAGCTTGCCAACTGGTAGACGGTTCCTTTTCCCCCAGATCAATGAAGAAGGGAGAAGTCAGTAGATTCTTCCGAAGAACCGGAAGCGAAGCGCTATGCCGGGGCGGGGGGACGGGAAAAGAAACGGCTCCGAAGAAAGAAATTGGGGTTCCCAATGCTTCTCCACGCCCAACGAGATGCGCCAACCTCGGGATGCTTTACTCCTAACCCCACAAGGTTCCGAGACGGAGCTTAACCTGAGTCTCGGTTAAGAACGGCGATGATCTACGTTTCACACGGCGCACGATTCCATGGATAGTTTCATTCGGCATCGTGATGGAGGACATAACTTACGATCATCGGCTTTGATCATGCCACTGGGCATTTGATTAGGACATTGCACAATGATCCGCAGACTTTGTCGCATCTCTTCAATACGGATACAGTAACGATCATAGCGATCTCCTCTGGTACCTACTGGTACGTCAGGATCCGATTGGTCATGAACATCGTAAGGTGCTGCTCTTCGCGAATCCCAGCATACCCCTGGTTGGGATGGGTAGGCCCACCACTTCACTTTCACTTAGGCCTGGGCCAAGTCAGTGGGGGACCCTGTATTCAGACGGGCTCCTCCCCccccaaaaaaaaacaaaaactgtACGTGATAGTTTCCCTTCATACGGCTCGAATCAT
This genomic window from Arachis duranensis cultivar V14167 unplaced genomic scaffold, aradu.V14167.gnm2.J7QH unplaced_Scaffold_95381, whole genome shotgun sequence contains:
- the LOC127744702 gene encoding uncharacterized mitochondrial protein AtMg01090-like, whose translation is MFSRFRISLFSSFVVRSFGLILFYWISLDFILLLFHIGPLDLLVATIGSQPLDFGWTCHFDNGAGSSNLPALIPPESAASSEVGVGSHEGSSSGWTSFDLDVLAEEEDEVARPLPNPIDPGTEDRIYRAVDAINTNCKNEEARMVERAREIFLGKGVFLDKNDDQDIARAINMALYDAWETDIDRRLEQFRRIRRFLGTGNCPVWDDFIDYLVSLGNQKFNDPMYKK